The genomic DNA TCTTATCGGTTGAATTCAAAACTTCATCCAAATCCATGCTACCGATGATGTCCCGGAGCGTCCCACTCACCTGGTATGCCATCGATTGAATCGAGTTACTGTTACCGAAGGTGTAACGTTCGGCATTGGTAATCCGATAGTTCAAGGTTACCTGAATACTAATGCTGGCGTTATCGCGTGTGATCCCGGTTTGGACTGGAAGCGCTAAGGGTTGGGATTGTAAACTAACGGTCTTAACCCGTTCAAAAACCGGGATGTAAAAGTGCAACCCACTTTCGAACTGGCGAGAGTACTTCCCTAAGAACGTTACCAAGCCCACGTTATTCTGTTGTACAATTTTAATTCCCAGCATAATATTCTCCTTTAGCGACTAGATAGATTTTCTGTTCGGACACTTCCGCTACCACGTACGTTTCATGCGCGTGACGGTTCGTGTCCACAAGTTGATAAAAGTATAACACACCGTGCAGTTTGACCAACCCGTCGTCCTGCAGCTGGCGGTCCGAAATCTTGGTGCCGACAAGGTCGGTCATCCCGACCAGTTCTGGTTTCGCAAAGTGCTGCGTGAGGATGGCTTCAATTTCAGCAGCAACGCTGATGCCCTTGGCGCTGGCCAGCATGGTGATGGTGTGGAGGAGGTCGTTGTTGAGGTGAATGTTGATGTTAGTTTGGGTGGACATGATGGCCTCCTTTCGTACTTGTAGTTAAAATAATATTACTGATATTGTAAAAATATAATTAGTTTATATTCTATGATACACTAAATCCAAAGCAAAAACATAGCTTCGGTTGGTAGTCCGGACGTAGCTCATTCGCTATCAGTATCCTTCCTCCTAGGGATGTCCAGCTTTGGCAATAAATTTATAGGAGGAATAAACGCCATGTTTGTTCAAAGTCAATTAACCATCATTTTTGATGGATCGTTTTATCGGGGTATTTTTGAGGTTAACTCGGGGAAAAACTATCAAGTGGAGCAAATTATTTTAGGTAGTTCAGTCCCATCCCTACCACAGCTTTGTGGCTACTTGAATCATCATTATCATCAACTGCATTTCACAGAGGTAGCGCAAACAACAGTTAAACATCCGAATAAAATAAACCCCAAACGGCAGCAGCGCGCCGTACAAAAACAACTTAAGCAGAAGCATCCAGTCACCAAAGCTCAGGCTGTTTTACAAACCGAATTTGAACAGAAAAAGGTTCAGCGTAAACGAAATCATTCGCAGTTAAAGCGCGAACATCAGCAACAACAGTTTGAACTAAAGCAACAAAAAAGAAAGCAAAAACATCGTGGCCATTAAAAAATCGTCGTCCAAATGGACGACGATTTTTGTTTGCATGTATTATACTTAATATATTTGTTTTAGTTAATTATAGTATTCAAATTAAAATAAATTCGTTAAATTATTTGTACATATATGATCATATTTAAGCACATTAGCATCAATTAATCTATTGATTTTTGGGGTATACGATGTAATTAATCGGTTTAAAATTTAGGTATCTATATGGATTTCTAATTATATAAAAATTAAATTTGTCGGTTTCTGCTTCATTTCTATATAACCTATATATTAAATAATCCTCACCTTTTTTCCTAGCTATTTGAATTTCATTTTCAGACATGAAAAAGGGAGTTTCTTTAGTCTTCGCTGTTGCTTTAACTTCGATAAATAATCTTTTTATTGTCTCTCCACGATCATTAAATATTATTGTTTCAATGTCATAACCATAACCGTCACCACTATCTTTAGAAATATGATGAACCTCAAAATCATAAACATTAGGATCCTTATCAAGTCGTTCTTTTTCATTCGCTACTACTAAATCATCGGCTCCCAAACCCAATTTTATGTTTTCGCTTAGTTCTTTAACATAATCATGTTTACTAATTTTCACCACATGATCAATTTTTTCCAACTTTTGATCATTAGGAACTTTGGTATCTATCCCCAAAGTCATTTCATAACTATATTCATTATTGAGTAATTCATGATTCGACTCATTATATTTATCATTATTTATGATTTGATCATTAGTTTTTACAAAATCTTTTTCATTAATTAAACAAGCAATTAATTCATTAAAAACTTCGATTAGATGTTTTAAATCATACAACAATTCATTATTGTCAGAATTAGATAAATAATCAAAACTATAATATTTACTGTATATATTTCCTAATTCATATCCTTCCGGTAAATCAGTTTTGATTGTACTATCACCAATTAAATTTATTGGGTTATTAGTAAAACCAAACGTATCCTCATTTTTTATAAACTTTAAATTAGATTTCCAATAATTACCAACTTCCTTGATTTTTTGTTTTGGAAAATTATGCTTAAATCTTGTTTTAAAAAATGTGTATCCTTGATTTAAAGATAAATAAACACCCTTCATATCAGACCTAAATAAGAAGACAATATAATAACCCTTTTGAGTAGATGTACTAATATTCTTATTAAAAAGACCCATCCAAGGAACTAATGCCCATTTACTTTGACCACATGAGGCACGTACTTCAAGATCATTACCTAAAACTATAGATGGAATAGTATTTACTGCTTGGTTTCGCACAAAATTGGCTAATTCATTGGATTTAAATTCTTTATTTTTTTCATTATCATAATTTTTTAATATGTCTAATAAATATGTTTTTAGGTCCATCTTATATATCCTTCCAATTCAATAACAAAAAACACCCACACCAACGTGTGAGTGCCAAATAAGATTGAAAATAATCTTAACGTTTTGAGAATTGACCAGCCTTACGAGCTTTCTTAAGCCCTGGTTTCTTCCGTTCTTTCATCCGTGGGTCCCGAGTTAACAGACCAGCAGTCTTCAAAGCTTCCCGGAAGTCCGGATCAACTTCGAGCAATGCCCGCGCAATTCCAAGCCGGATGGCTCCAGCTTGACCTGAGAAGCCACCACCATTTACGTTTACTAACGTATCGTAGTTACCGAGCGTTTCCGTAACGTTGTATGGTTGTAAGATAACTTCCCGCAAGTTTGGGAATGGGATGTAATCTTCAACATCGCGTTTGTTGACGATCACTTTCCCAGTCCCAGGTACTAAGCGTACACGAGCAACTGAATCTTTCCGGCGACCTGTGCCAGTATATTGTACTTTAGCCAATTGTGTTTCCTCCTTAAATTAGGTTGTTAATATCTAAAACTTCTGGTTTTTGTGCATCATTTTTGTGTTCTTCACCTGCATAAACGTGAAGTTTCTTAGCAATCTTACGTCCTAATGTACCATGAGGAAGCATTCCTTTTACGGATTGCTCAATTAACTTAGCTGGCTTCTTTTCGCGTAACATGCCAAATGATTCTTGCTTAATCCCACCAATGTATTGCGTGTGGTGATAGTGCATCTTATCTTTAGCCTTGTGACCAGTTAAAGCCACTTTAGCAGCGTTGATAATAATGACATGATCACCAGAGTCAACGTGTGGTGTGTATGTGGGTTTATTTTTACCGCGTAAAACTGAAGCAGTAACGCTGGCAAGTCGCCCTAACGGAACGCCTGCTGCGTCAATGATGTACCATTTGTGTTCAATTTCACCGGGCTTAGCCATGTATGTTGTACGCACTTTTTCTTCCTCCATGTTTCTGTGTTTGTTCGACACCTTATAAGTTTCCGGGGCTTATGTGGGGCAAACAATACCAACTACCATAATACAAAGAATCCCCCGTAATGTCAATCACTTCGCGGAATTAATCACGCTCGCGGCGCTTTTTCTCGCTGTGTTTGGGGTCATCTCCCGGGTAATAAACCCGTTTTAAAAAGAGCCCGTGGGCGGGCATCGTGAGCCGGGCCTGCTGGCGATCCTGGACCGCTAACAGGCGCTGAATGTCATCGACCGGCCGCTTTTTCATTCCGATTTCAACCAGGACCGCGGTCATGATCCGGACCTGGTTGTACATAAAGCCGTCCCCATAAAATTCCAACTGAATTTCCTGGGCTGCTTCATCATAAGTGGCCTGGGTGCTAAAGATGGTGCGGATTCGACTTCCCGGTTTGGCCCCCGCTGCCACAAACGAGGCAAAGTTGTGCGTTCCCACCAGATCCTGAATCGCCGTTTCCATCCGGTTAAAGTCGAGCGGAAAGCGCCAGTGCGCCGTATAAAACCGCTTAAACGGGTCCGTAAACGGTCCAAGCGCCAAGCGGTACAGAT from Fructilactobacillus ixorae includes the following:
- a CDS encoding YjdF family protein, coding for MFVQSQLTIIFDGSFYRGIFEVNSGKNYQVEQIILGSSVPSLPQLCGYLNHHYHQLHFTEVAQTTVKHPNKINPKRQQRAVQKQLKQKHPVTKAQAVLQTEFEQKKVQRKRNHSQLKREHQQQQFELKQQKRKQKHRGH
- a CDS encoding MrcB family domain-containing protein: MDLKTYLLDILKNYDNEKNKEFKSNELANFVRNQAVNTIPSIVLGNDLEVRASCGQSKWALVPWMGLFNKNISTSTQKGYYIVFLFRSDMKGVYLSLNQGYTFFKTRFKHNFPKQKIKEVGNYWKSNLKFIKNEDTFGFTNNPINLIGDSTIKTDLPEGYELGNIYSKYYSFDYLSNSDNNELLYDLKHLIEVFNELIACLINEKDFVKTNDQIINNDKYNESNHELLNNEYSYEMTLGIDTKVPNDQKLEKIDHVVKISKHDYVKELSENIKLGLGADDLVVANEKERLDKDPNVYDFEVHHISKDSGDGYGYDIETIIFNDRGETIKRLFIEVKATAKTKETPFFMSENEIQIARKKGEDYLIYRLYRNEAETDKFNFYIIRNPYRYLNFKPINYIVYPKNQ
- the rpsI gene encoding 30S ribosomal protein S9, giving the protein MAKVQYTGTGRRKDSVARVRLVPGTGKVIVNKRDVEDYIPFPNLREVILQPYNVTETLGNYDTLVNVNGGGFSGQAGAIRLGIARALLEVDPDFREALKTAGLLTRDPRMKERKKPGLKKARKAGQFSKR
- the rplM gene encoding 50S ribosomal protein L13 codes for the protein MRTTYMAKPGEIEHKWYIIDAAGVPLGRLASVTASVLRGKNKPTYTPHVDSGDHVIIINAAKVALTGHKAKDKMHYHHTQYIGGIKQESFGMLREKKPAKLIEQSVKGMLPHGTLGRKIAKKLHVYAGEEHKNDAQKPEVLDINNLI
- the truA gene encoding tRNA pseudouridine(38-40) synthase TruA translates to MTQRYKITFAYDGTQFAGFQRQPHQRTVEGVLTKLVNRMAKQPDGTFGVYGSGRTDAGVHALAQVAHFDFPFPIPADKMLKGLNSMCPLDIQIKDVEIVSDTFHARYDVTGKKYLYRLALGPFTDPFKRFYTAHWRFPLDFNRMETAIQDLVGTHNFASFVAAGAKPGSRIRTIFSTQATYDEAAQEIQLEFYGDGFMYNQVRIMTAVLVEIGMKKRPVDDIQRLLAVQDRQQARLTMPAHGLFLKRVYYPGDDPKHSEKKRRERD